A single region of the Salvia splendens isolate huo1 chromosome 18, SspV2, whole genome shotgun sequence genome encodes:
- the LOC121776877 gene encoding ATP synthase delta chain, chloroplastic-like — protein sequence MKRVDLIKEIAAEFELIANRLSETEVAKVASVAELEPQHLAEIVKCVQKLTGAKNVKLKTVIDKLLLGGIIIRIIEEFGALFFKARITRAKAVIGFSCKYGEIELRKFL from the exons ATGAAGCGAGTGGATCTGATAAAGGAgatcgcggcggagttcgagctgATCGCGAACCGGCTGTCGGAGACGGAGGTGGCGAAAGTGGCGTCGGTGGCGGAGCTGGAGCCACAACATCTGGCGGAGATCGTGAAGTGCGTGCAGAAGCTGACCGGAGCGAAGAATGTGAAGCTGAAGACGGTGATCGACAAGTTGCTGCTCGGCGGAATCATCATCCG AATTATTGAAGAATTTGGAGCTCTGTTCTTCAAAGCCAGAATTACCCGAGCAAAGGCGGTGATCGGTTTCAGCTGTAAATATGGTGAAATTGAGCTACGGAAATTCTTgtaa
- the LOC121777863 gene encoding increased DNA methylation 2-like translates to MPYILLTDDQHFLLYLIMGAYFAPDLKGGNPQKSALQRHAEGLAQYLANDLAGSQINTRVMENVYYYLLRKAEPSAVVKQSMLLQYIHGSIPAVVEGSETYPQFDDLFPPMLHHRSHSRYQHGTIDNIVFVSNPQMNYLEPCDLERFKRLTGLEDFHLDLESLVPHKTVDGRDLSNNKVQETSELDGTTPSDNGQHLDCIPGTETCPDVILQIKASSEQEIDQGMLFLPSCPTKEEWSNLVSSTNGGFAVTGSAARGHLGPVLGLIDIGEAEDSYLFRVSLPGVKRDAKDFSCEVESDGTVIIKGVTVTGERTVEKWSQVFEMRSQNLCPPGPFCISFKLPGPVDPQQFHGTFATDGILEGIALKARRYAT, encoded by the exons ATGCCTTATATTTTGCTGACAGATGATCAGCATTTTCTTCTATACCTGATCATGGGAGCCTATTTTGCCCCCGATCTCAAGGGAGGAAATCCCCAAAAGTCTGCTTTACAAAGGCATGCTGAAGGCCTCGCACAATACCTTGCAAATGACTTAGCAGGCTCACAGATAAACACAAGAGTAATGGAGAATGTGTATTACTATTTGCTGAGAAAAGCTGAACCATCCGCTGTTGTTAAGCAGTCTATGCTGCTTCAGTATATTCATGGTAGTATTCCGGCTGTAGTGGAAGGTTCTGAGACATACCCTCAGTTTGACGATCTCTTTCCTCCCATGCTGCACCACCGATCTCACAGTAGATATCAACACGGCACCATTGATAACATTGTCTTCGTAAGCAACCCCCAAATGAATTACCTAGAGCCATGTGATCTCGAAAGGTTTAAGAGGCTCACTGGGTTAGAAGATTTCCATCTGGATTTGGAGAGTCTAGTTCCACACAAAACAGTGGATGGCAGGGATTTAAGTAATAACAAAGTGCAAGAGACATCAGAGCTAGATGGTACAACGCCGAGCGACAATGGTCAACATCTGGATTGCATTCCGGGCACTGAGACATGTCCTGATG TGATATTGCAAATCAAGGCTAGTTCCGAGCAAGAAATCGATCAGGGAATGTTATTCCTTCCCTCATGCCCTACTAAGGAAGAATGGAGCAACCTTGTTTCTTCAACTAACGGTGGTTTTGCTGTTACTGGAAGTGCTGCAAGAGGTCATCTCGGACCAGTTCTAGGACTTATCGATATTGGGGAAGCAGAGGACTCCTATCTGTTTCGTGTCTCTCTTCCCGGAGTAAAAAGGGATGCAA AGGACTTTAGCTGTGAAGTTGAGAGTGATGGCACGGTGATCATAAAAGGAGTGACAGTGACCGGCGAAAGAACAGTGGAGAAATGGTCTCAAGTATTTGAGATGCGAAGTCAGAATCTTTGCCCGCCAGGCCCCTTCTGCATCTCTTTCAAGCTGCCTGGCCCAGTTGACCCTCAGCAATTCCACGGGACTTTTGCCACAGACGGGATTCTTGAGGGGATAGCACTGAAAGCAAGGAGATACGCTACCTAG